One region of Equus caballus isolate H_3958 breed thoroughbred chromosome 23, TB-T2T, whole genome shotgun sequence genomic DNA includes:
- the MLANA gene encoding melanoma antigen recognized by T-cells 1 isoform X2, with the protein MPREEAYFTYGYPKMGHGRSHITAEEAAGIGILIVILGILLLIGCWYCRRRSGYKSLKDKSIYVSTQSTLTGRCPREGLGHQDSKLPFQENSCDPVVPNAPPAYEKLSATQSPPPYSP; encoded by the exons ATGCCAAGAGAAGAAGCTTACTTCACCTATGGTTACCCCAAGATGGGGCACGGCCGCTCCCACATCACAGCTGAAGA GGCTGCCGGGATTGGCATCCTGATAGTGATCCTGGGAATTTTACTGCTCATTGGCTGTTGGTATTGTAGAAGACGAAGTGGATACAAAAGCTTGAAG GACAAAAGCATTTATGTTAGTACTCAAAGTACCTTAACAGGAAGATGTCCACGTGAGGGGCTTGGTCACCAGGACAGCAAACTGCCTTTTCAGGAGAACAGTTGTGACCCTGTG gTTCCCAATGCTCCACCTGCCTACGAGAAACTTTCTGCAACGCAGTCACCACCACCTTATTCGCCGTGA
- the MLANA gene encoding melanoma antigen recognized by T-cells 1 isoform X1 — MPREEAYFTYGYPKMGHGRSHITAEEAAGIGILIVILGILLLIGCWYCRRRSGYKSLKDREYFSLFFVPRARCLAHGSHPIDKSIYVSTQSTLTGRCPREGLGHQDSKLPFQENSCDPVVPNAPPAYEKLSATQSPPPYSP; from the exons ATGCCAAGAGAAGAAGCTTACTTCACCTATGGTTACCCCAAGATGGGGCACGGCCGCTCCCACATCACAGCTGAAGA GGCTGCCGGGATTGGCATCCTGATAGTGATCCTGGGAATTTTACTGCTCATTGGCTGTTGGTATTGTAGAAGACGAAGTGGATACAAAAGCTTGAAG GACAGAGAATATTTCTCACTCTTCTTTGTACCTcgagcacggtgcctggcacacggcagTCACCCAATC GACAAAAGCATTTATGTTAGTACTCAAAGTACCTTAACAGGAAGATGTCCACGTGAGGGGCTTGGTCACCAGGACAGCAAACTGCCTTTTCAGGAGAACAGTTGTGACCCTGTG gTTCCCAATGCTCCACCTGCCTACGAGAAACTTTCTGCAACGCAGTCACCACCACCTTATTCGCCGTGA